The DNA window AAGGCCATTCAAGTCCAATAGGAATAATTTGAACCACCACCGAGCCTTGTTTGAGGAAAAACAAATTTGTTAGGCCCGCACCATGCACCCCTAATAATACATTGCTCGAATGAATCGACCTATAAGTATCGGCCACTGAAGGAGCTTTCGATGAATCAAACACATTTACATTGAACCCTATATCTTCAGCTAGTTTGATGACTTCTTCCTGATTCAAAAGTACACGAGAACTTCCTTTTCTATTAACTAATGTGAGACGCGGCCTATCCTTAGGTTCGGGATACACTAATGAGTCGTTACTTTTTATATATGCACTTTCTAGTAATGTATGGAAATCAAGAAGGGTTTTAGGATATGGTAGCAATTTAGGGTCTATAGTTACAGGTCCATGCTTGATCAACCCTACAACTGCAGATGGAAAGCAATGAGTAGTGGTTGTTACATTATCTGTTTTGATGACCTTGTGATGGGGACTAAATGTGGATAATAAATCATCATACTTTTTGTACCACCAAGACATACCATCAGTGATCACAAGTATTACATCCTGATCATGAAATAAAGAATTCATGGTGATGAAAAGTGgtataaaaatgtcatttatttcatGGTAGAAGTTTCCATTGTATCCACGTGCATTGAAAATTAGGGCTGGACTATGATGTGTGATGTCACATTGAGATGATTTTGGAGGATCTGAAGTGAGGGTAACTTCTCTAACGGATTTCATTGCATTTTTATCACTTTTGAGAGTGTAAGGTTGAATCTTCACATGAATGTGATGTTGGTTCTTTGTATGAGTTTTCAACGAAAAGAGAGTTAATGAAGTTTGGTTCAAAAGCGTTGGACCATTCATTGAACATATATCAAAACGTCTATTGGAACGATCACATGTGATTAATTCAGTACTATTAGCTTTTGGATCCGAACCCCACTTTGAAATTGAAATCATTTGTCTAAGTTTCTCTTTCCATATAGTTGCATCTGCgcaaagaaaatgaaaaattataaaaGCTGAATAATTTTACTATTGTTTATAAATTTTAAGATTTTGTGCATAAAATTATTCAtcattttttataactttattacgaaataaaattgaatatgatttattcatattaataaaataaaataaaaattatttcaaatgatTTAAATTACAGAGGTaaagtaatttaaaataaaattatataaaaaaacacatCCTTAAAATAAACTCTCAATATatgtgtagttttttttttttacacaccAATATATATGTAGTTAATAAACTGTTAATCTGTTATTATCATAAATTTATCATAATATGATTACAAATTTATATAAGTTGTTTTATACATCAATAAAAAGTATAaatattgttataaatatttaattcatcAAAACTGTAAGGGATTTGTTGATTACTTACCTCGCGACACATTTATCTGGAAAATCAATATGAGTCCAAATATAGCAAAACATATAGCCGATTTTGACAATATTGATGTCTTCCTTTCCATCATGGATGCTTGTTTAACCCAAACAAGCTTTTGGCAGAACTGTTTGAAGAAACAGAAACAAAAATTATCAGTAAAATGAATTTTATAATTTGATATATATGCATGATTGAGTGATGGCTATGTATAAACAAAATTAGAGCTCCAATTACCTGATAGCTATGTATTTGGTTTAGCTTCCCCTTATTTTCATCTATATATAGATAAAAGGTTGGAAACAAAAATATAGAAGTCAAATTACATGGTCAAACACTTCACTATTACAATACCtctaaataatttttaaagaatatttactttataaaattataattttgaaagtttatttacataaatcatttttataagtttttaaacaaatataaaatGATTACATATAAATTAGTAATAATTATTGAACATTGTTTCCTTattatagaagaaaaaaaaggtgttgtatttttccaaaaataaaaagagttattagagtttttagtttgatttttcaaacaaaaGACAATACAGTTTtcataattttcttttatttttcaattattttctttCTAAAATAACTTTTGAACTCGTTGTAATTGTAGGAACGACATCATTTTTAAGGATGTTGGGTGGAATGGTAGAGATGTCTCTTAGAGTTGCAAAGTCTTGTTTTGGAGGTGGTCTTGTATAGGGAAAATTACCCACTTCAATTACAACTTCTATGATTTTAGCAAAAATCCTTTGCTATACCTATCTTAGAATTTATTTAATGTGTAGTTTTCCGTCTTTGTGGCTTTTTTGCCCTCCTTTTATAATCGTATTTTGATCTTTTGTTACTCTTCAATAAaacttgattacaaaaaaaaaaaaattatatcattaTAATTCTGAATTTCaagaaaattaatataaattagggttgaaaatatttttggtccctacaaaattatcAAATTTAACTTTTAgcctttataaaaaaaatgtcatatatattttaattactaCAAAATTACTTATAGACATAGTTTTAATCTATATAAAAGGactaaaatgtcataaaaaaaattatgaagacTAATACATGACATTTTTTATATAGACTAAAAGTCAAATTTAAGATATGTATAgaaatcaaaaacatatttaactctataAATTATTAGAAAttgttatttgtttgtttattattataaataaatttgaagTGAGATATTCTTTATTCAAAGAATATTCTaagagttaattttttttaaaaaaagttacttattttactaataaataaaaaatttatttttatgtgaGATTTGGTTAACTTAATTCTTACCAATTAGATCAATATTTATTAACAAATTTGATTATTTCTTTGTCAAAATAATAgaaatttaattacataaatattcTTGTATATCACAAATTTACAAAATGTATATGTACCATATTTTGTAAATTAttgttgtttttaaaataatatttgtctatttatatacatatataaaaagaagggaaatatctttttatttgggaaaaaaagaaaaataaaaagatgaatagATGATTTGTTTTTAATACTTAAATAAACATCCATTGTATTCGTTATAAAAAAAAGGATATGAgtgataatattttataatatttttatattatgttaaaatatattaatttatatcatGTATAATCATATTGTAATCTTAATATATCTTAAAGAATATTTTTAGGAATAGTATTTGCATCTAGGGGTGTTCGCGATgcgtttgggcggttttgacgtaaaaaatTATTCGAACTGCAAGAGAATGAAGTGTGCGGTTCAGTTTGATTCGGTtaacttttagaaataaaaccgaaccaaaccaaaccaaaccaatgcggtttggattgattcggttggttcggtttttttttacaaaaatttattgagccatacatacagaTATTAATAACAACATAAcattgtatttagtcatttatacgttattaaataacaacaaaattcatcatatttcgataataattttctatttaatatacaaaaataatattagataaaagtggaataaaaaacataaaataatagcataaaataatatcaaaaacattataatgaaatagaaaaaagaggagataaaatattagagaagatgaaaaagaaagagaagaagagacgCGATTAGAAGAAAGggaacattaaaaacgtaattggaagagaaaactgtagaataaaaaaaataagatgaaaaaaaagaactcaagagatgaaagactagaaaagaatatgtgatatgtatttggaaaagaaaatcagaaaaatatgcaaTACCACTAAGAGAGATTTGTGCATACTTAAAGTGAAATCTTAAGTTTGAGGAAGAGGAAATCAGGGCCGGCCCAATTAACGCAGAGGtcctgttttaattttaaaaatgagctcaaattttaaataaaaatataataataataataataataataataataaaaataaaaaaaatataattatgtattaaacaataatatatttaattataattactttgaagtttgatctatttttgtatgtattgagtttttatcgtaacattttttaaatttattataatattttatatatttcaattaatatttatggaaaaaaaaactAGACATTTCAAAAATTTGAGGCCTCCCTAAATTTGGGGCCCTGTGCTGTAGCATTTCCTGCACATGCACAGGGCCGGTCCTGGAGAAAATCATTCGTAATCGTAAGGTTAAAACATAAcaggtttgagtttgggttggatataagttaattgaaatTTGGAGTTGTAACATAAtacagtttggtttggtttgtaaaatacaaatcgCAAACCGAACTGAACCGTGCGGTTCTGAgatattgattttaaatcgtacgaTTATTACTAAAAGTTCTtaattctcataataaccaaagttcttaTTTGATacgtcttttatatatatatatatatatatatatatatatatatatatatatatatatatatatatatatatatatatatatatatatataaaatagacgGTAAAAGGCTAAAGAAGTAACATAACcatagagaaaaaaaatctaaaaattaatcTAACTTGCTTAGGGTAGGACACCACAGTAAAATATGAATCAGTTTATTTTCTCTTTCTGGATTTTGTGTGTTTTTCTACGAAATATACTAATTGTTTGTGGTTTTTCCTATGGTTATTTCTTTAGAGAGCATTCAGTAAGAAAATCCACCAACAGATTCTgatgataaattatttttataacaatttaataCATAATGGCTCAttagtaattattttattattgatttttttttatcaaaacatatttcaccattagaatataatttttttgccCTCATGTTTTGAGCGTCGGCATTTCACATTGATGCAAGTAGCCTCAACTTAGCATCGGCCTAGCTAATGTcattattgtattttaaaaaaatataatgataatGGTCAGAGTCAtactatatattttataataaattttttatttcaccCAACAAAAAATTGAATTGTAAACTATACAttactaaaaatataatatattttatgacaatTTGTGCATCTCatccaacaaaaaaaatattaaagtatATAATTCTAGGACGcgtcataatttattttttttaaaaataacaccATATATTCcctcaaattttaaatataactaaGGAAAAAAAGTCATTCTTGACATGCTTCGAATTCCAAAAAAAAcagtttaattatttatttttcaaaaaatggtgtctttattttattttatttttatttgttaattaaatgATATATTCCTTTGATTTCTTTAATAACTGAGTGGTTAGATAATAACATTTTACTATAAAAATACCCGTTCATTAAGTTCTATCCTAAACATAGCCCCTCTCCAAACTCGTATacatcattctttgggatgaattgcaaaactgaaaaaaaaaaaaaaaaaaccttcaaGGTTATGTGTTGTATGTTGTTCTTCTAACACCAACCTTGAACAAAACATGATTTTAGCTCTTGCAATTCATTTCACATAATATTGTTGTTGTCGGTTCCACCTCTCTTATAAGACCATTGTTGTATTTTAGGATAACCTTTCTATGTTATCAATCAAAGAAAATGCTCCATGATTCATTACTTTCTTCAGTTGACAATATTGAAAAATTTATTCCATAAATTGCAAGCAATATTTGAATATTGCAGAACACAAAGAAAGTGATTaatgttaaaaatttgaaaaacgaGGGGAAAgtccatattttattttattttttaattaaaaacaaaataatcttTCCCAACGATTTTATAAAAAGAACCGAGGGGTATAGTTACTCAATTAACCAACAATGAATATATGCCCTACGTTCATAAACGTCCAAGATATTACCAACACATCAATCCAAAAGAAACCCTCTTTATCCAATAAGAACATGAACTTCACCCTTAATTATATATCTTGGACGCTATCTTGTGAAACTCAAACATTGATAAAGAAAGCGTTTGGCATGAAAACAATGAAAACATTAATAATGAAATCTTGTAATAGATCTctgggatggattgcaagtgcggAAAAACATTTATTCCAAGATTGGAAATTCTTACATAAGATGTTACCTTTTTACTTGAATTTTATGTTATGTATCTAACCTTTTTTCATGTTATATCAAAAAATTTGAAGCATGCAAACCATTGAGCTTGGAAAGCATTAGGTAATTTTGGATTTATTCAAAGTAATGATGATTAATAAGATTTGTCAAAAATTTATACTTATAGATTGAAACTAAAACAATGTAACGttagaaattttaaatttaatattctgtgtaattTAATTATTGTGCTTAAACAATGTAATCTAATATTtagtgtaaacaatgtaatttgtattaaaaaaaatcttttcccaTCGGTTTTTGACAAAAACTGGGAGGTATATGGCAgtagttttgaaaatataaatatgtTATTGCTATGGATCGAACTCATGACCATTTCAACTATCCTCTCTGTTAATGTGAAACTGAGGGGTAAAGTGGAGAGTTTTCATGACGTTTTTCGTTACCTCGCATATATAATCGATGTTATATTCATTCACATCCGAGGTGAAATGAGATTATTTGTTATAATGTTACACAcgtcacttttttttaaaaaaaaaataccacTTATTCCCCCGGTTGAGCTGACAATTGTGGGGTAAAGTATTTATAGAACACCCCTTCGAATCCCAGCAACTATATTTTAGcaccttttaatttttattttttttttatttatcacctCGATTGAGCTAAAAACCGATGGATAAAGGTTTTGAAGGACCCGCCTTAGAATCTCAACAACTACATTTATCAACTTTTTTTATAACCATTACCTTGGTTGAGCTGGAAATCGAGGGATAAAGTagcgtattttattttattttgtattttctaTTTATGACCAACTTGATAAAAAAATCAAGTACCTCGATTGAGTATTTAGAGAACATGCATATGAATCCCAACAACTATATTTTAaccccttttaattttttaatttttttatttattacctCGATTGAGCTAAAAACCGATGGGTAAAGGTTTTAAAGGACCCGCCTTAGAATCTCAACAACTATATTTTATCAATTTGTTTTATGACCATTACCTTGGTTGAGCTGAAAACCGAGGGGTAAAGTagcgtat is part of the Vicia villosa cultivar HV-30 ecotype Madison, WI linkage group LG2, Vvil1.0, whole genome shotgun sequence genome and encodes:
- the LOC131646525 gene encoding xylan glycosyltransferase MUCI21-like — translated: MMERKTSILSKSAICFAIFGLILIFQINVSRDATIWKEKLRQMISISKWGSDPKANSTELITCDRSNRRFDICSMNGPTLLNQTSLTLFSLKTHTKNQHHIHVKIQPYTLKSDKNAMKSVREVTLTSDPPKSSQCDITHHSPALIFNARGYNGNFYHEINDIFIPLFITMNSLFHDQDVILVITDGMSWWYKKYDDLLSTFSPHHKVIKTDNVTTTTHCFPSAVVGLIKHGPVTIDPKLLPYPKTLLDFHTLLESAYIKSNDSLVYPEPKDRPRLTLVNRKGSSRVLLNQEEVIKLAEDIGFNVNVFDSSKAPSVADTYRSIHSSNVLLGVHGAGLTNLFFLKQGSVVVQIIPIGLEWPSKACYENPNEFLGLKYIAYKVNVNESSLSWEYGADSLMVKDPSAFAQGKWDKQKLYLQQNVKIDLVRFKKYLTEAYEKAKTFMNNTS